A part of Nerophis lumbriciformis linkage group LG25, RoL_Nlum_v2.1, whole genome shotgun sequence genomic DNA contains:
- the nacc1b gene encoding nucleus accumbens-associated protein 1 translates to MAQTLQMAIPNFGNNVLECLNEQRLQGLYCDVSVVVKGHAFKAHRAVLAASSSYFRDLFNAGGKSSVVELPPAVQPQSFQQILAFCYTGRLSMNVGDQFLLMYTAGFLQIQQIMEKGTEFFLKVSSPSCDSQGLHTEETEPQSPVTPTVGGASGTLASTRPASCLTPLPLMSKVKTEQTATTPQPQQTEGFPYSVVCVPVAKRLWEGGNRDGGGTSGAGAGQRKAPRYSSSSSFSTNATQEASGRGAPPSSAPSMLAGGGGVASNHNNNNNNSSSTNNTNNHNGGTPEGTSPGTFSLYTSDSPISYHDDEEEDEIADESAEEQYRQICNIYTMYSMLNANTPVTGEKVEALPDAPPDSGAGRGGRGGRARQELASLPSELISQIGNRCHPKLYEEGDPAEKLELVSGTSVFISRAQLMNCHVSAGTRHKVLLRRLLAAFFDRSTLANSCGTGIRSSTNDPSRKPLDNRVLHAVKFYCQNFAPSFRESEMNAIAADMCTNARRVVRKSWIPKLKLLMADSDAYSTFLADNGKVEADGTGAEQGFDPASLDAASSTDGAGGATAADALQGAGGDGSTLF, encoded by the exons GCGCATCGCGCTGTGCTGGCCGCCAGCTCCTCGTACTTCCGGGACCTGTTCAATGCCGGGGGGAAGAGCTCCGTGGTGGAGCTGCCGCCCGCCGTGCAGCCGCAGAGCTTCCAGCAGATTCTGGCCTTCTGCTACACGGGCCGCCTCAGCATGAATGTGGGCGACCAGTTCCTGCTCATGTACACGGCCGGCTTCCTCCAGATCCAACAGATCATGGAGAAGGGCACAGAGTTTTTCCTCAAG GTCTCGTCCCCGAGCTGTGACTCACAGGGTCTCCACACAGAGGAGACCGAGCCTCAGAGTCCGGTCACGCCGACGGTGGGAGGGGCCAGCGGCACCTTGGCTTCCACCAGACCCGCCTCTTGTTTGACGCCCCTCCCTCTCATGTCCAAGGTGAAGACGGAACAGACGGCCACCACACCTCAGCCTCAACAG aCGGAGGGATTCCCCTACTCAGTGGTCTGCGTCCCGGTGGCCAAGCGACTGTGGGAGGGGGGCAATCGTGACGGGGGAGGCACTTCTGGAGCGGGGGCCGGCCAGAGGAAGGCTCCTCGCTACTCTTCTTCGTCCTCGTTCTCCACCAACGCTACCCAGGAGGCCTCTGGGCGGGGAGCTCCGCCTTCCAGCGCCCCCTCGATGTTGGCCGGTGGCGGTGGAGTCGCCAGTAaccacaataacaacaacaacaacagcagcagcaccAACAACACCAACAATCATAATGGCGGGACCCCTGAAGGGACGAGTCCAGGCACGTTCAGCCTGTACACCAGCGACTCGCCCATCAGTTACCACGACGACGAGGAAGAAGACGAGATAGCAGACGAGAGCGCCGAAGAGCAGTACAGACAAATCTGCAACATATACACCATGTACAGCATGCTTAATGCCAACACCCCAG TGACCGGGGAGAAGGTGGAGGCTCTGCCAGACGCCCCCCCGGACTCGGGCGCCGGCCGCGGGGGCAGAGGCGGACGGGCCCGACAGGAGCTGGCGTCCCTGCCGTCCGAGCTCATCAGCCAGATCGGCAACCGCTGCCACCCGAAGCTCTACGAGGAGGGCGACCCCGCCGAGAAGCTGGAGCTGGTGAGCGGCACCTCCGTGTTCATCTCACGCGCCCAGCTCATGAACTGTCACGTCAGCGCCGGCACCCGCCACAAAGTTCTGCTGAGGCGACTGCTAGCCGCCTTCTTTGACAG GAGCACCCTGGCTAACAGTTGCGGGACCGGCATTCGCTCGTCCACCAACGACCCGAGTCGCAAGCCGCTGGACAACCGAGTGCTGCACGCCGTCAAAT TTTACTGTCAGAACTTCGCGCCGAGCTTCAGGGAAAGCGAGATGAATGCCATCGCCGCCGACATGTGCACCAACGCCCGCCGCGTGGTCCGCAAGAGCTGGATCCCCAAACTCAAACTCCTGATGGCCGACAGCGACGCCTACTCCACCTTCCTGGCCGACAACGGCAAGGTGGAGGCCGACGGGACGGGCGCGGAGCAAGGCTTCGACCCGGCCTCCTTGGACGCCGCCAGCAGTACCGACGGGGCCGGCGGAGCGACGGCGGCGGACGCCCTCCAGGGGGCGGGAGGAGACGGCAGCACTTTGTTTTGA